Below is a genomic region from Bacteroidales bacterium.
CTCTTTTTTTGGGGTTATATTTATGCTGATTGACAAAGATCTTTCCTTTTCGGCATCGCCCCTTGGGGTGGCGTGGCTATTCCTGGCAGTGATCACGGCAGTTCTTTACGCGGTCATGCTGAAAAAGCTGGCATTCAAATACGATCCCTTCACCATCATTGCTACCCAAAACTTAATCGGCGCCTTGTATTTTTTACCTCTTTTTTTTATCCTCGATTTCCATCAATTCATCCAGGTCAGGCCTAATGCAGAGCTGATCACCTCGCTGCTGCTGCTTGCCTTTTTCGCCTCCTCCCTTGCCTTTGCCTTTTTCACCATTGGCGCCCGCGAAATCGGCATCAGCAAAACCAGCCTCTTCTCCAACCTGATACCGGTATTTACCGCCATTTTCTCCTGGTTCATTTTAAAGGAACATTTCGAAATCCAGAAAATCGGCGGCATGGCGCTGGTACTCTCCGGCGTAATCCTCTCACAGATCAAGGGCAAAAAGATGTTTGTCAATTTCTACCGGTTTATCTTTTTTCGGAAGAAGAATGGGAATGGTGAATGGCAGTAAATGGTACAATTGAAAAAAACTATTCTCTTATTCCGAAATTCACCCCGTGAGTTCAGTCCGGCGAACACCGAATTTTCAACTTTGTGGGTCGCTCATTCGGTACTCTTGGGGTGAATTGAATAAGGTTGTTCGACATCGCCAGGTAAGTTTGATGAGAAATCGCAACAGCATGAAATCAAAAAAGAACTTTCTGCCAACAATTCAACGGTAATAAAATCAGTTTTATCTTTGTACACATCTTATGTAATTAAAAATGCATGATGACAAATTTAGAAATTTTAAAAACCAGGCTAATTGACCGGATACTTCTGACAGGAAATCAACATCTGCTCGAAACCATTGACAATATTTTTACCTTATCACAAAATCCCGCCAACGAAGTCATGGAACTGACCTCAGAGCAAATTGAAATGTTGATGATGAGCGAGGAGGACATAAAATTCAACCGTTTAATTACTCAGGAAGAATTGGATATATCGGACGAAGAATGGCTCAGTTAAAGATTGTCTGGACTGTTACAGCTGTCAATCAGAGAAATAGCATTTTTAAATATTGGAACGAAAGAAATAAAAGTACACTCTACTCCAAAAAACTTGCTGGAAAAATCAAGGAAAGACTCAGCTTGTTGCAACAAAATCCCAATATGGGTAAACCAACAACTTTCAGGGATTCAAGGACAATATCAATGGGGCATTACAGCATTATTTATAAGTTTAACGAGTTCCAAATAATTGTGTCTGCGTTCTGGGATACCAGACAAGACCCAAAAAAATTAATCGAAATTTTAAAAGAGAATTTGTAGCGATTATTCATAATAAAAGCCAGAAACTTTTGGTTTTTATTTTCGAAACAGTTATTTCCCAAGGAAGAATCATAACAAGAGTGGCGCTACATTAACATTGTCAAAATGTAATTTCACAACTATTTAAATGCGCAAACGGCAGTAGTGCCCTATTCCAAAATTCACTCCGTGAGTTCAGTCCGACGATTATGAATTTTCAACTTTGGTGGTCTCATATTAACCACTCTCGGGGTGAATGGAATAAGGTTGCTGAAAACCAATGCATTGCACTTTTATACTAAGGTTTTTGAGTGGGATATTTTTTTTCCACTTGAAACTGTTAAATAAAATACATCCGAAAATGGGGCAGTTCAGTTTATCAAATTGCCTATCAAGATAAGGAACAACCAAATTTTCAACACCAAACCTATGTTGAAATGTCGGACAAGGCATTCATTAAATCCGGCAACGAGAAATCGTCTCACCCTAAAATAGTATTGCCCGAATCAGGTCAATTAAAGAGTTCATCGAATACTTGTTAAAGAATGTAAGAAGCTGCCGGTGGAAAAATTGGATATTTTTGCGGCAATTAATTTTTAATATCATGAGTAACAATACTACATTCAGCGTAAAAGGCGAAGACCTGCTGAAAAAAATCAAGGAGATCATTCACGAAGGTAACGTAAACCGGATCATCATCAAGAATGAAGAGGGCAAGGTTTATCTTGAAATTCCTGTTACTATCGGAGTAATCGGCACCATAATACTGCCGGTTTTGGCTGCAATCGGAGCGCTTGCAGCTATGGCTGCAAACTTTACAATTGAAGTGGTGAGGAAAGAGTAGGCAGAAAGTTTAATCTACAAAAACAAATCATAATAAATTTATGATGGGTTCCATTTTTTCTTACTAATCCAGTCTTTCAATGGTTTCCTGGTAAATTACGCCTCTTTCTGCCAGTCCGTTGAGGATGAAATCGACACAGGTTTTATCCTGCCCAATGAACTCAGGCGCTGATATTCCATTGCGGGAATACATTCCTTTTGCCACCATCCTGACTGCCATTGTCGCAGTGTAACCTGTTGAACGCGCCATCGAGTGCACGCGTGTTTGGGGATCATAACTATCGAAGAGGTGATAAATATAGCGGAGTTTCCGGCCATCTTTTTCTCCTTCGATGATTACCTGCATCACCGTTATATCTTCCTCATTTTCCCGGAGTTTCCATTTGGGGAAAAGAATTTTGGACGTAAAATCCAATGGGCTGATCATTGCACCGTTGATTTCAATCGGATTTTTATCAAAAAATCCGGTTTCGCGCAAAATGGCCATGATTTCAATGTGACCCTTGTAACGAAGTGTTTTCTCGATCATGTTAGGACAATCAATCGTTTTGGCCAGTGACCGTAATCCATCGCTGTTGAAGGCTTCCAAAGTGCCGATTACAGGAAAGTTAATCAATTCCGGATCGGACAAGGCTGGCCGGGTAACCAGGAATCCGTTTTCCATATAGCGTGCAGGACGGGTATATTCTTCTATCACATCCACTGGCGAAAAGACAGCTTTGTATTCATAGGGCCATTCCCGTTTCCTGGGTAATCCGCCGACATAAATTACTGCTTTGGTGGTTTTATCCAACTGTCCATGAGCATAACCAATCAGGACATTGCTCATCCCGGGCGCTACACCGATATCGGCAATTGCCACGACTTTTTTTTCTTTGGCAAGATGATCCAAATCAAATAAATCCTCAGGGAAAAATGAAATGTCAACCACATTTTTACCTGCCTCAATAATCGCTTTCAGTGTCTGGTAACCCATAAATCCCGGCACTGCCGAAAGAACAAGGTCATAACCTTTAACAATTCCTTTAACAGCCTCCCTGTCGGATAAATCCATGTGAATGGTTTTTAGGTTGCTTATTCCATCCAATTTGGCCAGGGATGTTTGGTTAATATCCACCACAGTGACCTCGAATTCACCATTTTTTGCAAGGTCGAGTACCATGGGAGTGCCCACCAGGCCGGCTCCAAGAGTGATTACTTTCATTTGTGCGATTTTGTTTGATAATAGGATTTGATCATTGTGTTGCAGATGAATTCAGCCGCTTTGCCGTCTCCGAAAAGAGAAGGAAAATCAGGATTGCCGGTGCTCATGAAATATTCAACAGCATCCTCAATTTTTGATTTGTCTGCATCGGCCAGAATTGCAGTCCCATTTTCAACCAGTTCCACCCACTCGGTTTGTGGTCGCAGGATTATGGAAGGTTTGCTGAAGAAATAGGCTTCCTTTTGCACACCACCCGAATCGGTTACTATCAGGCGGGCATTTTTCTCCAGTTGAATCATGTCGAGGAAAGAGACCGGCGGAATCATTTTCAAAAATGGATTACTAAAAAGGTCAACATAGAGGTAGAGCGGCAGATTGTGTTTCATCATCTTACCGGTGCGGGGGTGGAGCGGCAGGATAATTGTGATTTGCCGTTCACGGGCAATGGAATTCAAAGCGTCGAAAATGGCAGTTAATCTCCTGGAATCATCTGTATTGCTGTCGCGATGGATTGTACAAAGGATAAAATCGTTTGGCCTGAGATGGTTTCTGGTTAACACCTCTGATTGTTTCTTGGCAAGACCGGCAAAATAAATGCTGTTATCGTACATCACATCTCCACAATGGAAAACCGCCGGGTTGTTTATGTCAAAAGGTGGATTCGCGTACTCATTAAAGCCTTCACGTATAAGGTTTTTTATGCCGGAAGATGTAGGTGAAAACAGTAAAGTGGAAACATGGTCGCATGCAATCCGGTTGATTTCTTCCGGCATTCGTTTGTCAAACGATCGAAGACCGGCTTCGATGTGAACAACTTCTACACCGCTTTTGGAAGCCGCAACAGCACCCGCGAGGGTGGAATTGGTGTCTCCATAAACAACCAGATAATCCGGTTTCAGTTCAAGCAGAATTCTCTCAATCCCTTCGATCATTTTGGCAGTCTGAACTCCATGCAATCCTGACCCAACTTCAAGGTTAAAATCTGGTTTGGGAATATTGAGTTCATCGAAAAATACCTGCGACATGTTCTCATCATAGTGCTGCCCGGTGTGAAGTATGTATTCCGTCAGTTCTTTCTGAAAATGCTTTCGGATGGTTCTGCTGAGTGCTGCAGCCTTGATAATTTGTGGCCTGGCGCCAACCAAAGTCAATAACTTTATCATTTTAACAAAAAATTTCGGCGAAATTAGAATTAATTCACATCTTCAGCATACGATAAACTGCGTTGGATTGTTTTTTTAACTTTGACGCCACAATCAAAAACAAGGATGTTTTGATAAAATACCTGAAGCACGAAGAAATTGATACTGAGAAGTGGGATCAATGTATCGACCAGTCAGTCAATGGGATCCTCTATGCCTACTCCTGGTACCTCGACCTTGTACACAGCAGTTGGGAAGCATTGGTGGAGAACAACTATGAGCGGGTGATGCCGCTTACTGCAGGTCGGAAACTGGGAATTGACTACCTGTATCAACCCCCTTTTACCCAGCAACTTGGAATTTTTTCGACATCTCAGTTGAGTGATGCTGTAATAGAGGATTTTATGAAAGTGATCCCGGCAAAATTCAAATTTATCGAGATCAACCTGAATACGCACAATAAGTTCAGAGATAATGTGCCTGGTTACCATCCCTGGCTCACACACGAACAAGACCTGATCAGCCCCTATGAAAGCATCAGAGCTAACTATTCAAGCAACCTCAAACGCAATTTGAAAAAGGCTGAACAAGCCAAAATTTCAATTGCCGAAAACATAAAACCTGACGAAATCATCAGTATTTTTAAGAAAAACAGAGGGAAACTGCTCCCGGGAATGAAGGATGAAAATTACGATCTCCTCAGGCGTATCATCTATGTATTGATTTACAAGAGGATGGCATACGTGGTTGGCGCTTACACCGAAACCAACAACTTGTGTGCAGGAGCATTTTTTGTTTACAGTAAAAAGAAAGCCATCTTTTATTTTTCTGCCACCGATGAAACCGCCAAAGCTACCGGCGCCATGTCGTTGCTTATCGACCATTTTATCCGAAAACACGCCAATACGCACACTACCCTGGACTTTGAAGGCTCCAATGATCCCAGCCTGGCTCGATTTTATAAAAGTTTCGGAGCTAGCGAGGTAACTTATCCACATATCAAAATCAACAGATTAAACCCATTCATTAGTTTGGGGGTGGAATTGGTCAAGAGATTGAGGTTTTAAATACCAGAATCTGAATTGTGCCAGTAATGAGTCTGTGATCCGGGAAATTCAAAATGTAAAATAGAAATGACAGATTTTATTCTTCGTAGCAGGAAATCCTGGGGTACATTTTGGGTACTGAACAAAAGAAAAGCCTTTAAATTTTGTGTCATTTAAAGGCTTAACTTGTTGAAAATCATTAATTATGTGATCCAGCTGGGACTCGAACCCAGGGCCCACGGCTTAAAAGGCCGTTGCTCTACCGACTGAGCTACTGAATCAGTCCTGAAACGGGCGGCAAAAGTAGCCCCATTTTTTTAATTGACAAACCGTTTTTCAATTTTTTTTCTTATTTAATTATTAAAGAATTGATATTCTGTGGTTTATAGGTAAGAAATCAAAAAATATTGACTGGGCCAAGTCCTTCCCTTACCACTTCAATTTCAGTGCCCGTACAATCGAGAATTGTTGATGCCGTGTTTCCACCAAAACCACCATCAATCACGATATCTACCAGATCGCGGTACTTTTCGTAAATCAACTCAGGGTCGGTGGTGTACTCTATCACATCATCTTCATCATGGATAGAAGTAGTCATAATCGGGTGGCCAAGTTGGCGGACTATTTCCAGCGGAATGTTGTGGTCGGGAATACGTATACCTACTGTTTTTTTGCGCGATTGGATGTATTTCGGTACAGTGTTGTTGGCCTCTAAAATGAAAGTGTATGGACCGGGCAACACCCGTTTGATCAGTTTAAAAAGGTTGTTGTCGATGGGTTTTGTAAATTCTGTTATCTGGCTCATATCATGGCAGATGAAAGAGAAATTTGCTTTTT
It encodes:
- a CDS encoding DMT family transporter, which translates into the protein MKLNPVYTYILIILSMVFWGFSFVWSKIVLNYYDPVTTVLLRLILSSAIMFAGLKLFNRVQKIKAEDYKLFLLSALLNPFLYFLGENYGLQLSSPTIAAVIIATIPLFTPILGYISFKEKLSVLNIVGLFVSFFGVIFMLIDKDLSFSASPLGVAWLFLAVITAVLYAVMLKKLAFKYDPFTIIATQNLIGALYFLPLFFILDFHQFIQVRPNAELITSLLLLAFFASSLAFAFFTIGAREIGISKTSLFSNLIPVFTAIFSWFILKEHFEIQKIGGMALVLSGVILSQIKGKKMFVNFYRFIFFRKKNGNGEWQ
- a CDS encoding type II toxin-antitoxin system RelE/ParE family toxin, translated to MAQLKIVWTVTAVNQRNSIFKYWNERNKSTLYSKKLAGKIKERLSLLQQNPNMGKPTTFRDSRTISMGHYSIIYKFNEFQIIVSAFWDTRQDPKKLIEILKENL
- a CDS encoding DUF4342 domain-containing protein — translated: MSNNTTFSVKGEDLLKKIKEIIHEGNVNRIIIKNEEGKVYLEIPVTIGVIGTIILPVLAAIGALAAMAANFTIEVVRKE
- a CDS encoding saccharopine dehydrogenase NADP-binding domain-containing protein, translated to MAQMKVITLGAGLVGTPMVLDLAKNGEFEVTVVDINQTSLAKLDGISNLKTIHMDLSDREAVKGIVKGYDLVLSAVPGFMGYQTLKAIIEAGKNVVDISFFPEDLFDLDHLAKEKKVVAIADIGVAPGMSNVLIGYAHGQLDKTTKAVIYVGGLPRKREWPYEYKAVFSPVDVIEEYTRPARYMENGFLVTRPALSDPELINFPVIGTLEAFNSDGLRSLAKTIDCPNMIEKTLRYKGHIEIMAILRETGFFDKNPIEINGAMISPLDFTSKILFPKWKLRENEEDITVMQVIIEGEKDGRKLRYIYHLFDSYDPQTRVHSMARSTGYTATMAVRMVAKGMYSRNGISAPEFIGQDKTCVDFILNGLAERGVIYQETIERLD
- the wecB gene encoding UDP-N-acetylglucosamine 2-epimerase (non-hydrolyzing) translates to MKLLTLVGARPQIIKAAALSRTIRKHFQKELTEYILHTGQHYDENMSQVFFDELNIPKPDFNLEVGSGLHGVQTAKMIEGIERILLELKPDYLVVYGDTNSTLAGAVAASKSGVEVVHIEAGLRSFDKRMPEEINRIACDHVSTLLFSPTSSGIKNLIREGFNEYANPPFDINNPAVFHCGDVMYDNSIYFAGLAKKQSEVLTRNHLRPNDFILCTIHRDSNTDDSRRLTAIFDALNSIARERQITIILPLHPRTGKMMKHNLPLYLYVDLFSNPFLKMIPPVSFLDMIQLEKNARLIVTDSGGVQKEAYFFSKPSIILRPQTEWVELVENGTAILADADKSKIEDAVEYFMSTGNPDFPSLFGDGKAAEFICNTMIKSYYQTKSHK
- a CDS encoding threonylcarbamoyl-AMP synthase, coding for MLLKIHPETPSQRQIEKVVECLYDGGIIIYPTDTVYGLGCDIFKSKAIERIARIKGIKPEKANFSFICHDMSQITEFTKPIDNNLFKLIKRVLPGPYTFILEANNTVPKYIQSRKKTVGIRIPDHNIPLEIVRQLGHPIMTTSIHDEDDVIEYTTDPELIYEKYRDLVDIVIDGGFGGNTASTILDCTGTEIEVVREGLGPVNIF